A DNA window from Anoplolepis gracilipes chromosome 13, ASM4749672v1, whole genome shotgun sequence contains the following coding sequences:
- the LOC140672654 gene encoding NACHT and WD repeat domain-containing protein 2, translating to MDETTIDSIFSGSLKSLPPVSSKIVRIFTSSTFTDTTMERNTLMAQCYPKIKDYCREKHGLEFQVVDMRWGVRDEATDDHMTTELCMREIENCQRLSMGPNFVVFLGQKYGYRPIPTYVLSSELEMLRTELDSQGMDVTVLDKWYKKDSNAVPPTSILQPISSILKNFNNKRIPKLQQEDQAIWWDTMCKMQKLFRKGAQSLYNNGKFDKDTMHNYFMSVTEREVINGVLNVKNTKNHCLAYVRYINNINLQNLRKASLFLDIANRSLDNEASKLLADLRDERLPNKIESSNLQRYTVEWIGREGLDPETHSEYLQHFITHFYRNIVKLVDRAMRKEDNSAQGQIITEILQHLHACNNSVKVFYGREDTLERIKNHMLDNSDKPLVLYGEGGCGKTSLLAKSAGLTSSIWLSGRKPISIIRFLGTTPDSSALTPTLISICQQISYNYGLSFEEIPDDLVPLTAYFKYLLTLATTEQPILLFLDSVDQLTGVQGNKLSWLPTRLPSNCKMILSCAAEESNPVISRDYQLLRRMIDTEENFIEVTALGEDLAMDVIRMWMKTARRDLNNYQWRLVANAISKCSLPIFVKLVFAEICRWRSYTKPADTHLASTVMDSIMMLFERIEKQHGKILVFHALAYITAAKSGLSESELEDLISLDDKVLDDVYQYHLPPVRRIPPLLWTRIRNDLPNYLSEREADGVSVLNWYHRQFRDTAKERYFKNMNMAMYFHSMIADYYLGIWGGGKPKPFKYTEIQRHRFNLTDKEGVADRKVPEQPLAFYSKEGTISRYNLRKFGELPFHLVRARRFKDLFENVLFNYEWLHAKLSSCPLQAVLSDFEDACNFIDDQSLVRELMLVADALRLGGAILGNHPDMLAPQLIGRLLPEIGANVNVRMLLRACDQDGVKHCALLPLYHCLHTPGGPLKYSLEGHQFAVFGFCLTSDYRYIVSISNKFITWDLSTSDMTRDVNPGVEGIMQRLVLSPDNRYAAAFTTNYQTVVLNTLTSEFVIIDNPLSNEDAVYGVHLMNQYAFIYGKLGWCRFDLRGNLLNTHSNPEDSNKWPILDVEYTNLDHYRVIFWSGSLDDTRMLLHTYRKKISLEPFEFHSAMVMTKDKCTLYACTSKDDYRIVKYSSDETSSYWEKVFDMPRAYNDDVEYILQLKLDREEEMLLATTGNGFIVWFLESKSDAHVLMLPNGVRNINTRMMCSNSVMVSGTKNYAVAGVRKNLYVWSLETSDLVKILDAHFARIIQLEALTIANWNSVVTSSIDRSVKVWNINNIFEQVHVIDRHELQIDMISLAEEGNLAVTVTRDCVGIWDLQTGKLISKLADSPLGAIVTHACITQDSRYIVSTESGNVLVWNRITEQVLFKEVQKNVKQLTLIETSSKFLAVSRPNNPTGVENVRTTATLIMRSIPDGKTIFSFEYPVRSNTGTPFRQVVITSDDAFLAVPAADKGNRDCIIIYNAKTGVLISKIPIKLPGFKDIVCITPMPNKPQWIGIIGSDKGVILDINKKKVIRTIPKWSGNISKDGKYTLYAPSRGGLELIELKKGTNVKTYISKVAEGVFTVISMFNRTDEYVLYYHSGRKTIRVFRSSDCELIANYRVQAELSAIDSTHDGRSIVLGTVDGCVSVLAIADPKKSEMREYLANVPSRDEQWKKKTEKHRAAIKFKAAARIARVTHDLSTSVKSANDVSETIEEADENVQ from the exons ATGGATGAAACTACAATTGATTCAATCTTCTCGGGATCTTTAAAGTCCTTACCACCTGTCAGTTCAAAAATTGTGCGAATATTCACAAGTTCGACCTTTACTG atacAACAATGGAAAGAAATACTTTGATGGCTCAATGTTATCCTAAAATCAAGGACTACTGCAGAGAAAAGCACGGTTTAGAGTTTCAA GTTGTTGATATGAGGTGGGGTGTACGTGATGAAGCCACGGACGATCACATGACTACAGAACTGTGTAtgagagaaatagaaaattgtcAGAGATTGTCTATGGGACCTAATTTCGtt GTATTTCTTGGACAAAAATATGGATACCGTCCTATACCGACTTATGTTCTTAGTTCGGAATTAGAAATGTTAAGAACAGAATTGGATAGCCAAGGGATGGATGTTACTGTTCTGGACAAGTGGTACAAGAAGGATAGCAATGCTGTGCCACCTACGAGCATATTACAACCGATTTCATCTAtcctaaaaaattttaacaataaa AGAATACCTAAGCTGCAACAAGAGGATCAAGCGATCTGGTGGGACACCATGtgcaaaatgcaaaaattgttTAGAAAAGGCGCACAATccttatataataatggaaAGTTTGATAAGGATACGATGCACAATTATTTCATGTCTG TGACCGAACGAGAAGTAATTAATGGTgtgttaaatgttaaaaacacGAAAAATCATTGCCTGGCGTATGTACGatacataaataacattaatcttCAAAATCTGAGGAAGGCCAGTCTGTTCCTGGATATAGCTAATAGAAGTTTGGACAATGAAGCCTCTAAATTATTGGCTGACCTAAGAGACGAGCGATTACCGAATAAAATTGAGAGTTCAAATTTGCAGAG ATACACGGTGGAATGGATTGGAAGAGAGGGTCTAGATCCTGAGACTCATAGTGAGTATCTTCAACACTTTATAACTCACTTCTACAGAAATATAGTAAAGCTCGTAGACCGTGCCATGAGAAAGGAAGACAATTCTGCACAGGGACAAATAATAACTGAGATTCTGCAACATTTGCATGCTTGCAATAACTCTGTAAAG GTATTTTACGGACGTGAAGATACTttagagagaataaaaaatcacaTGCTAGATAACAGTGATAAGCCATTAGTATTATATGGGGAAGGTGGATGTGGCAAGACTTCTTTGTTGGCGAAGAGTGCTGGTTTGACAAGTAGCATCTGGCTCAGTGGCAGAAAGCCGATCAGTATAATTCGTTTTCTTGGTACTACCCCTGATAGTAGCGCGCTCACTCCCACATTAATCTCAATCTGTCAACAA ATCTCCTATAATTATGGATTGTCGTTTGAAGAGATTCCTGACGACTTGGTACCGCTTACTGCTtacttcaaatatttattgacttTAGCTACTACCGAACAGCCCATTCTGCTGTTTCTGGACAGTGTTGATCAATTGACAGGTGTACAGGGTAATAAATTGTCATGGTTGCCCACGAGATTACCATCAAACTGCAAG atGATTTTATCATGTGCAGCAGAAGAATCAAATCCAGTGATCTCCAGAGATTATCAGCTGCTACGTAGGATGATAGATACTGAAGAAAATTTCATCGAAGTAACTGCCTTGGGCGAAGATCTGGCTATGGATGTGATAAG AATGTGGATGAAAACAGCTAGGAGGgatctaaataattatcaatggcGTCTAGTAGCAAACGCTATATCAAAATGTTCCTTGCCGATCTTCGTGAAACTTGTGTTTGCGGAGATTTGCAGGTGGCGTAGTTATACAAAACCAGCAGACACACATTTGGCTAGTACAGTGATGGACAGCATAATGATGCTGTTTGAGAGGATCGAGAAACAACACGGCAAGATTCTGGTCTTCCATGCTTTGGCTTATATCACGGCCGCTAAGTCAGGTTTATCGGAATCCGAGCTCGAGGATCTTATCTCTTTGGATGACAAAGTCTTGGACGACGTCTATCAATATCACTTGCCACCAGTGAGACGTATTCCGCCTCTGCTTTGGACCAGAATAAGAAATGATTTGCCTAATTATCTGAGCGAAAGAGAAGCGGATGGTGTAAGCGTTTTGAATTGGTATCACAGGCAATTCAGAGATACGGCCAAGGAACGTTACTTTAAGAATATGAATATGGCGATGTATTTTCATTCAATGATCGCGGATTATTACTTGGGAATTTGGGGAGGCGGTAAACCAAAACCTTTCAAGTACACCGAGATACAAAGACATCG atttaatttaacagacAAAGAAGGTGTGGCTGACAGAAAAGTACCAGAGCAACCATTAGCGTTTTACTCAAAGGAAGGAACTATCTCGAGATACAATTTACGAAAG TTTGGCGAGTTACCGTTTCATTTGGTGAGGGCACGGCGCTTTAAGGACCTTTTCGAGAATGTCTTGTTTAATTATGAATGGTTGCACGCTAAGTTAAGCTCCTGTCCTTTGCAAGCTGTGCTTTCTGATTTCGAAGATGcttgtaattttattgatgATCAAAGTTTAGTGAG AGAACTGATGTTGGTCGCTGATGCCTTGAGATTAGGTGGAGCGATTCTGGGAAATCATCCAGATATGCTTGCGCCCCAATTGATTGGCCGATTGTTGCCAGAGATCGGCGCAAATGTAAATGTAAGGATGTTACTCCGAGCATGCGATCAAGACGGTGTTAAGCATTGTGCTTTACTTCCTCTCTATCACTGTTTGCATACGCCTGGTGGAcctttaaaa TATTCGTTAGAAGGCCATCAATTTGCAGTATTCGGATTTTGCTTAACGTCAGATTATCGTTACATAGTATCGATATccaacaaatttattacctGGGATTTGAGTACTAGCGATATGACGAGGGATGTTAATCCCGGAGTGGAAGGTATAATGCAACGATTAGTCTTAAGCCCTGATAACAGATACGCTGCAGCTTTTACAACTAACTATCAG ACCGTCGTTTTAAATACCTTGACGAGTGAATTTGTTATCATTGATAATCCTTTATCAAACGAGGATGCAGTGTACGGTGTGCACCTAATGAATCAATACGCCTTTATTTATGGTAAACTTGGTTGGTGCAGATTTGATCTGCGAGGAAATCTGCTCAATACTCACAGCAATCCCGAAGATTCCAATAAATGGCCGATTTtag ATGTGGAGTATACGAATTTGGATCACTATAGAGTCATATTCTGGTCGGGAAGTCTTGACGACACACGTATGCTTTTGCATACTTATAGGAAAAAGATATCACTGGAACCATTTGAGTTTCACAG TGCCATGGTTATGACCAAGGACAAATGTACTTTATATGCATGTACGAGTAAGGACGATTACAGAATCGTGAAGTATAGTAGCGATGAGACCTCGTCTTATTGGGAAAAGGTTTTCGATATGCCGCGGGCATACAACGACGATGTGGAGTATATACTGCAGCTGAAGTTAGACAGAGAGGAGGAGATGCTGTTAGCGACAACGGGAAACGGGTTCATCGTGTGGTTCCTGGAAAGCAAAAGCGATGCACATGTATTAATGTTGCCGAACGGAGTGAGGAATATTAATACGCGAATGATGTGCTCAAATTCTGTCATGGTCAGTGGTACCAAGAATTATGCTGTTGCTGGCGTAAG GAAAAATCTATACGTTTGGTCGCTCGAGACGTCTGATTTGGTAAAGATACTGGACGCGCATTTTGCAAGAATCATCCAACTAGAGGCATTGACCATCGCAAATTGGAACAGCGTTGTAACGTCGAGTATTGATAGAAGTGTCAAAGTATGGAACAtcaacaatatttttgaacaagTTCATGTTATCGATAGACATGAATTGCAGATAGACATGATAAG CTTAGCCGAAGAGGGTAACTTGGCCGTTACGGTCACTAGAGATTGCGTGGGTATTTGGGATCTGCAAACAggcaaattaatatcaaaactaGCCGATAGCCCACTAGGGGCAATTGTTACACATGCTTGTATTACGCAGGACAGCAG ATATATCGTGTCGACGGAATCAGGCAACGTTCTCGTGTGGAACAGAATTACGGAGCAAGTGTTGTTTAAAGAGGTGCAAAAGAATGTTAAGCAGTTAACGCTGATAGAAACTTCGTCAAAATTCTTAGCCGTCTCAAGGCCCAACAATCCTACAGGAGTGGAAAATGTGCGAACTACAGCTACTCTTATTATGAGAAGTATTCCCG atggcaaaacaatattttctttcgagTATCCTGTGAGAAGTAATACTGGTACACCCTTTCGACAAGTTGTAATAACATCAGACGATGCTTTTTTGGCGGTACCAGCAGCTGATAAAGGCAATAGAGattgcattataatttataatgctaAAACAGGAGTATTGATTAGTAAAATACCCATAAAATTGCCTGGATTTAAG GATATTGTATGTATTACTCCTATGCCTAACAAACCACAATGGATAGGAATTATTGGCTCCGATAAGGGTGTAATTCttgacattaataaaaagaaggtCATACGCACGATTCCAAAATGGAGTGGAAATATTAGCAAAGATGGCAAATATACTTTGTATGCTCCTAGCAG AGGTGGTCTCGAACTCATAGAATTAAAGAAAGGCACAAACGTGAAAACATACATATCCAAGGTAGCTGAAGGAGTATTCACTGTTATATCAATGTTTAATCGTACAGATGAGTATGTACTTTACTATCACAGTGGCAGAAAAACTATCAGAGTTTTCAg ATCTTCGGACTGTGAGTTAATAGCGAATTACAGAGTGCAGGCTGAGTTAAGCGCTATTGATAGTACACATGATGGCAGGAGCATTGTTTTGGGAACAGTCGATGGTTGCGTATCAGTATTGGCAATAGCAGATCCTAAAAAGTCTGAGATGAGGGAGTATCTTGCAAATGTACCATCTCGAGATGAGCAG TGGAAAAAGAAAACCGAGAAACATCGAGCTGCAATAAAATTCAAGGCCGCTGCCCGAATTGCCCGTGTAACTCACGATTTATCCACGAGCGTGAAATCGGCGAATGACGTTTCAGAAACGATCGAAGAAGCGGACGAGAATGtgcagtaa
- the LOC140672653 gene encoding protein LSM12 produces MAGASDWFSIGSTVLCKTCHEQEIEGEVLAFDPQTKMLILKCPSSSGRPSLNDVHIVNLSLVSNVQVIREVSPTTSEPPQSLNLQRLNTRVRNQVEEKKRLVMALQAGVSPEGQKLFIAISKTIQDITWNGANIVVFNNVTIRPPYKVDNVHGNTESGAYRHVKKVVEKHIKDTAQAQQQREQQQQQTQKGGELQ; encoded by the exons ATGGCCGGAGCCAGCGACTGGTTTAGCATCGGGAGCACGGTGCTTTGTAAAACCTGCCACGAGCAGGAGATCGAAGGCGAGGTGCTGGCATTTGATCCACAAACCAAAATGCTGATACTAA AATGTCCATCATCTAGTGGTAGACCGTCGTTAAATGATGTACACATAGTAAATTTATCTCTCGTATCTAATGTTCAAGTAATACGAGAAGTTAGTCCTACTACCAGCGAACCACCACAGAGCCTTAATTTACAAAGGCTAAATACAAGAGTTCGTAATCAGGttgaagagaagaagagactGGTAATGGCTCTGCAGGCCGGAGTATCTCCAGAGGGACAGAAACTCTTTATTGCTATTTCAAAGACTATTCAAGATATTACGTGGAATGGAGCTAATAttgttgtatttaataatgtgaCTATTAGACCACCATACAAAGTAGACAATGTCCATGGAAACACAGAATCTGGAGCATATAGACATGTAAAAAAAGTG GTTGAGAAACACATTAAAGATACAGCTCAAGCGCAGCAACAACGGGaacaacagcaacagcagACACAGAAAGGCGGCGAATTGCAATAA